Proteins encoded in a region of the Perognathus longimembris pacificus isolate PPM17 chromosome 11, ASM2315922v1, whole genome shotgun sequence genome:
- the Ptpn7 gene encoding tyrosine-protein phosphatase non-receptor type 7, with protein sequence MTQPPPTKAPAKKHVRLQERRGSSVALMLDVRSLGTVEPICSVNTPREVTLHFLRTAGHPLTSWALQHQPPGPKQLEEEFLKIPSNFVSPEDLDIPGHASKDRYKTILPNPQSRVCLGRAQSQEDGDYINANYIRGYDGQEKAYIATQGPMPNTVADFWEMVWQEEVRLIVMLTQLCEGKEKCVHYWPTQEENYGPFRIRIQDLKEHPEYTVRQLLIQHQEERRSVKHILFSAWPDHQTPESAGPLLRLVAEVEDNPESAAGAGPVVVHCSAGIGRTGCFIAIHIGCQQLKARGEVDILGIVCQLRLDRGGMIQTAEQYQFLHHTLALYASQLPREPGP encoded by the exons ATGACCCAGCCTCCACCTACCAAAGCACCAGCCAAGAAGCACGTGCGGCTACAGGAGAG GCGGGGCTCCAGCGTGGCTCTGATGTTGGATGTGAGGTCTCTGGGTACCGTCGAACCCATCTGCTCAGTGAACACGCCTCGAGAGGTCACCCTGCACTTCCTGCGCACGGCCGGACACCCCCTCACCAGCTGGGCCCTGCAGCATCAGCCTCCCGGTCCCAAACAGCTGGAGGAAGAGTTCTTG AAGATCCCCTCCAACTTTGTGAGCCCTGAAGACCTGGACATCCCTGGCCATGCCTCCAAGGACCGATACAAGACCATCTTGCCAA ATCCCCAGAGCCGTGTCTGTCTTGGCCGGGCACAGAGCCAGGAGGATGGAGACTACATCAATGCCAACTACATCCGG GGCTACGACGGGCAGGAGAAAGCCTACATCGCCACGCAGGGCCCGATGCCCAACACCGTGGCGGACTTCTGGGAGATGGTGTGGCAGGAGGAAGTGCGTCTCATTGTCATGCTCACTCAGCTCTGCGAGGGCAAGGAG AAATGTGTCCACTACTGGCCCACACAAGAGGAAAACTATGGACCCTTTCGGATTCGCATCCAAGACCTGAAAGAGCACCCCGAGTACACTGTGCGGCAGCTCCTCATCCag CACCAGGAGGAACGGCGGTCAGTGAAGCACATCCTCTTCTCAGCCTGGCCTGACCACCAGACCCCAGAGTCGGCCGGGCCCCTGCTGCGCCTGGTAGCCGAGGTGGAGGACAACCCGGAGTCAGCTGCGGGCGCCGGGCCCGTGGTGGTCCACTGCAG CGCAGGTATCGGCCGGACCGGCTGCTTCATCGCCATCCACATTGGCTGCCAACAGCTGAAGGCCCGAGGGGAAGTGGACATTCTGGGCATTGTGTGCCAACTGCGCCTGGACAG GGGAGGAATGATCCAGACAGCCGAGCAGTACCAGTTCCTGCACCACACCTTGGCCCTGTACGCCTCCCAGCTTCCCCGGGAGCCCGGCCCCTGA